The Candidatus Pantoea soli genome window below encodes:
- the cspE gene encoding transcription antiterminator/RNA stability regulator CspE: MAKIKGQVKWFNESKGFGFITPADGSKDVFVHFSAIQGNGFKTLAEGQQVEFEIQDGQKGPAAVNVTAI, from the coding sequence ATGGCAAAGATTAAAGGTCAGGTTAAGTGGTTCAACGAGTCCAAAGGTTTTGGTTTTATTACCCCTGCTGACGGCAGCAAAGATGTGTTCGTACACTTCTCTGCTATCCAGGGCAACGGTTTTAAAACCCTGGCCGAAGGTCAACAGGTTGAGTTTGAAATTCAGGACGGCCAGAAAGGTCCTGCAGCGGTTAACGTTACTGCTATCTGA
- a CDS encoding DUF2627 domain-containing protein, with translation MYGIFSKEVTSKDVDVEYRFLAEP, from the coding sequence ATGTATGGCATCTTCAGTAAAGAAGTTACGAGTAAAGACGTTGACGTTGAATACCGCTTCCTTGCCGAACCTTAA